The following are from one region of the Lodderomyces elongisporus chromosome 7, complete sequence genome:
- the FOL3 gene encoding folylpolyglutamate synthase (BUSCO:EOG09260KM4), with protein MPIDLGLARVSKLLSHFNNPHLKYKSIHVAGTNGKGSTLAYISSILTQSRIRNGKFTSPHLVDINDCITINNETYSRSFFDTVNKSVVQIDKELQLKCTEFELLTVTALRIFELEKVDIALIEVGVGGRLDATNVLTSFYQEDANGNSPTGGVIATAITKIGMDHEKLLGDSLDKIAMEKAGIMKPRVPCFVDSSNTSSVLSVLCQNAETVGCPFEAVTPGSEDNDLIDLSPLKGDYQIHNLSLALRIIRSIKHSNISLESIAQGIRQTNWRARLQHLQINKTFSVLLDGAHNESAAIELGKYVRDHYNGKPITFIIGVTRGKDLNAMLKHLVKPQDTVIPVKFSQPDQMPWIKCETPENIAKIAKTHCQVDDTLQSPSIEDAVSYIKTIEEQHGLLSPVVICGSLYLCSDVLRAYGKGYKPSD; from the coding sequence ATGCCCATTGACCTCGGGCTAGCACGAGTTTCGAAACTTCTTTCCCATTTCAACAATCCTCACCTCAAATACAAGTCTATTCATGTTGCTGGTACTAATGGGAAAGGCTCGACATTAGCATATATTTCCTCCATATTAACTCAAAGTCGAATACGCAATGGAAAGTTCACTTCCCCACACTTGGTTGATATCAATGACTGTATCACGATAAATAATGAGACATACCTGCGAAGTTTCTTTGACACTGTGAACAAAAGCGTGGTGCAAATCGATAAAGAACTACAACTTAAATGTACCGAATTTGAACTCCTCACAGTAACTGCATTGCGTATCTTCGAGCTTGAAAAGGTCGATATTGCATTGATTGAAGTTGGAGTGGGCGGAAGGTTGGACGCCACTAATGTATTAACATCGTTTTATCAGGAGGATGCGAATGGAAACAGTCCGACTGGCGGAGTAATTGCAACAGCCATCACCAAGATTGGCATGGACCATGAAAAATTATTAGGCGATTCTCTTGATAAAATTGCCATGGAGAAAGCGGGAATAATGAAACCACGAGTGCCATGCTTTGTTGATTCTCTGAATACATCCTCTGTTCTCAGTGTACTTTGCCAAAATGCAGAGACTGTGGGATGTCCTTTTGAGGCTGTAACTCCGGGCAGTGAGGACAACGATTTGATAGATTTGAGTCCTTTGAAAGGCGACTACCAAATTCACAATTTATCATTAGCATTGAGAATTATCAGATCCATCAAACATAGCAACATCTCTTTGGAAAGCATTGCTCAGGGTATAAGACAAACAAATTGGCGAGCTAGACTACAACATTTGCAAATTAACAAAACCTTTAGTGTTTTACTTGACGGAGCACATAATGAAAGTGCAGCGATTGAACTAGGGAAATATGTTCGTGATCATTACAATGGAAAACCAATAACATTTATTATCGGAGTCACTAGGGGTAAAGATTTGAACGCAATGTTGAAACATTTGGTCAAACCACAAGATACAGTTATTCCCGTAAAATTTCTGCAGCCTGACCAAATGCCATGGATAAAGTGTGAAACACCAGAAAACATTGCGAAAATAGCCAAAACACATTGTCAAGTAGATGATACGCTTCAAAGTCCCTCCATCGAGGATGCTGTATCATATATAAAAACCATTGAGGAGCAGCATGGCTTATTGTCGCCAGTTGTAATATGTGGCAGTCTTTACTTGTGCAGTGACGTATTAAGAGCATATGGGAAAGGTTACAAGCCAAGTGATTGA
- the ASC1 gene encoding G-protein beta subunit and guanine dissociation inhibitor for Gpa2p (BUSCO:EOG092636T6) — translation MSDQEVLVLRGTLEGHNGWVTSLATTPVHPDLLLSGSRDKTLIKWKLTGGDDNQYGVPKKSFTGHSHIVQDVTISADGAYALSASWDKTLRLWDLESGASTRFVGHKGDVLSVSIAKNSRQIVSASRDKTVKVWNTIGECMATLTGHNDWVSAVRISPSGNNSSVISASWDKTVKSWDLTDYSTNADFIGHTGYISCITLSPDGSLCASAGKDGVIILWDLNSNKTLYTLDAKAEVHALAFSPNRYWLAAATTSGIKIFKLQERSLLDELKPEFAIGANAKDPEAISLAWSADGQNLFAGYTDNVIRVWQVMTPSA, via the exons ATGTCAGACCAAGAAGTTTTAGTCCTCAGAGGTACATTGGAAGGCCACAACGGTTGGGTTACTTCATTAGCCACCACCCCAGTCCACCCAgacttgttgttgtctgGTTCAAGAGACAAGACCTTGATTAAGTGGAAATTGACTGGTGGTGACGACAACCAATACGGTGTCCCAAAGAAGTCATTCACTGGCCACTCACACATTGTCCAAGATGTCACTATCTCTGCTGACGGTGCTTACGCTTTGTCCGCTTCATGGGATAAGACCTTGAGATTGTGGGACTTGGAATCCGGTGCATCCACCAGATTCGTTGGTCACAAGGGTGATGTCTTGTCAGTTTCTATTGCCAAGAACTCTAGACAAATTGTTTCTGCTTCAAGAGACAAGACCGTCAAGGTCTGGAACACCATTGGTGAATGTATGGCTACCTTGACCGGTCACAACGATTGGGTCTCAGCTGTCAGAATCTCACCATCAGGTAACAACTCATCAGTCATCTCTGCTTCATGGGACAAGACTGTTAAg TCATGGGATTTGACCGACTACTCCACCAACGCTGACTTCATTGGTCACACCGGTTACATTTCATGTATCACTTTGTCACCAGATGGATCATTGTGTGCTTCCGCTGGTAAGGATGGTGTTATCATCCTTTGGGACTTGAACTCAAACAAGACCTTGTACACCTTGGATGCTAAGGCTGAAGTCCACGCTTTGGCTTTCTCACCAAACAGATACTGGTTGGCTGCTGCCACTACTTCCGGAATCAAGATCTTCAAATTGCAAGAAAGATCTTTGTTGGATGAATTGAAACCAGAATTCGCTATTGGTGCTAACGCTAAGGACCCAGAAGCTATCTCATTGGCTTGGTCTGCTGATGGTCAAAACTTGTTTGCTGGTTACACTGATAACGTTATCAGAGTCTGGCAAGTCATGACACCATCTGCTTAA
- the PSF1 gene encoding DNA replication protein psf1 (BUSCO:EOG092648K5), which produces MYGDQANKLVLDAKRFSNLPSIPMYQSDLVRDIVKETNDLNKDSEYLLNTMERLQNEEENGETSSQLVEDQKINQCQTFVTHLSMRRNKRCLLAYEKVRSDKLVEFSWLNVDPMDSVAVGNDMERSGASTAGGAGPSGRPSGSDSRASTTTGTTAGTTNATSKNSMTLPPAKSIPNFTTQLDTNNLNHFEQDFFKNYQDLIMNYRSKFGEYLDLMGDLQPPTDIFIDVRCLKDGGDVTTEYGSFNLIKDSQFYVRKSDVERLIQQGYLEEI; this is translated from the coding sequence ATGTATGGTGACCAGGCAAATAAACTCGTACTAGATGCAAAGCGATTCTCCAATTTGCCAAGCATACCTATGTACCAATCCGACCTTGTAAGAGATATTGTGAAAGAAACCAACGATTTGAATAAGGATTCCGAGTATTTACTCAACACTATGGAAAGACTACAAAACGAAGAAGAGAATGGAGAAACGAGCTCTCAATTGGTTGAAGAtcaaaaaatcaatcaGTGTCAAACCTTCGTTACCCATCTTTCAATGAGGCGCAACAAGCGATGTCTATTGGCCTACGAAAAAGTCAGGAGTGATAAGCTAGTTGAATTTTCTTGGTTAAATGTTGATCCCATGGACTCAGTTGCAGTAGGCAATGATATGGAGAGACTGGGAGCATCTACAGCAGGTGGCGCTGGACCAAGTGGGAGACCAAGTGGAAGTGATTCCAGGGCAAGTACCACAACTGGCACCACAGCCGGTACCACAAATGCTACTAGCAAAAACAGTATGACGCTTCCGCCAGCAAAATCTATTCCAAATTTTACTACACAGTTGGacacaaacaatttaaaTCATTTCGAGCAAgatttcttcaaaaatTATCAAGACTTAATAATGAACTATAGACTGAAATTTGGCGAGTATCTCGATCTCATGGGCGACCTTCAGCCTCCCACAGATATCTTCATCGATGTGCGGTGCCTAAAAGATGGTGGTGATGTTACCACCGAATACGGatctttcaatttgatCAAGGATTCGCAGTTTTATGTTCGAAAGAGCGATGTAGAGAGATTGATTCAACAAGGATACCTTGAAGAAATttag
- the GCN2 gene encoding eukaryotic translation initiation factor 2-alpha kinase, translating into MTDNSLSSDLEHRQDDEFNSIASIYSDIFIDITPKGLVWGKKPNHHFQVKLKSDSTKENPEVAITLDIEFTATYPLSPPKVKLLEPVNLLKSHQAQLKSKYECLIKEYPKEEVCFTIISELMYLLDEIQAKTGKVLSLEEEREERLRQEREALQMREAKLAKEEEKATYRRNVELNEQIRQMKDDYSEEGIEFDNNNNNNNNEQELGRSAPLPDDVQNYFLFEKDLADTLPVNGGRFKFRAISGFIKYNKTTFFSSIGKQYIVKPFVSSEVQAKADRMGLELSYLLTDIHLQEEYWFSESGKREIQDLERELQSCLHINDSHLLKLVGFQIDKLQGWRIRLLNEYSFVARTVSDVISSTKSESHVDWALARNWLIQIIPALEHLHNLGLTHKSINPLNVLLFEDENYTISEHSAAGPAGGFDATSKGYTKEVKLAHPLYGARLHKMKSKFVTTNINNNYNLSQLWMPPEVRGDNKTNDKGNEKDGNNNNNNNSSYSNKSDVWDLGILFARIMLGTNVFDQPQLTPENVSRIIPQCNALQNEKQNRYKDAVGDLLSRMLQFKPAKRPTPVELNALTFLRDGPAINLNRPALHTGLLSDMKLASISISSSASNTSRFFNNEPDANNSKRSLSSNKVDHTLTSRYARDFEEIGRLGKGGFGDVVKVRNKMEGTYYAIKKIKHKANKLDSILNEVLSLARLNHQYIVRYYGTWVEEAQDDSDATESSVTSQTTESNAIDQSSDTDDLHFGFGNNKLPPSLRLTRTDSFQVDFMSRSFDPKVDFDDQLSTEDDDSDSDSDDDDTDGDGDGAIDNYHVDEQSEDAFEFAQSTDDGELDSNTDKNEWSSSMEVSRETNKHKQQQRQRQRQKQKQSQHLQQVPAIRGGVVESTKQSILYIQMEFCENNTLLNLIEQGLPNNPTEYWRLFRQLLEAVSYIHKEGFIHRDLKPMNIFIDKSNNVKVGDFGLAKNSQSLLAASALRNLPLSGSNNNSATMTPTIYNDRGVIKAGDLSTIVGTVLYTAPEVASGSYDEKVDMFSLGVIFFEMCYSLSTGMERVTTLKRCRESIFPSTWKSTQEKKVVKALLNANPKARPSASALLQSGWLPVEHQDQVIKEALKSLADPASPWQQQVRETLFKQPYSLAKDILYDNNSFQEHESANDYLLFNKLLKDLADIFHTHGAVENLNINVVLPKTPLQPADQVYEVLDKSGSVVTLPFDLTIPVARFLSKNDVVIPKFYRHEFVYRSNLTKGLGGMPQKFSAMSFNIVTDTPEDIVFNDAECLKVVDEVLSLVSYIPTRRIILINHYDILDSVISFAFDNVKLNEGALASVLGTLSQLEIDKSAKEVRRILRDQVSVPHTVVEDLLENFNFTCPLHEARHKLQKLMIDSPHLYKLERAFAYITKILGVLNQFGVQSQVLINPLSNYDNSFYQHGIMFQGLFQADGFKRPNRIITGGRFDCLIQSFVDNSMAHYSDLKFKSTHGVGFTLTTSFLLKWTRSILSRRSSKSSVLSGGGNIGYNVGNNGSGIGSGGASGGVGNSSSGGGNGNINCAGGSRCDVIIASTDSENISKIGYELAGRLWTRKFSVDILPKAAPQDELIHQALDAGAQLIVLIRAGEIHKKSKKGSSYKPLRVKNLCTGKETNWDNYDDVVQHLHEEIHGDQFDEESSVNKQDDDFDDVGNLPEDQVTIDINQKVIVVNNEAPRGRKNKRDKWEVEGKGRSAGTKTVQSLANGPVLVFDIRDETLDMIGITSINQQEEWIRKVVYSTNNLPKSFALNIYNTLVKEAAKGSRWCILVASRTQHSTIVDLQR; encoded by the coding sequence ATGACCGATAATTCATTATCACTGGATCTAGAGCATCGACAAGATGACGAATTCAATAGTATTGCATCAATATACTCCGATATTTTTATTGATATAACTCCGAAAGGGTTGGTTTGGGGcaaaaaaccaaaccaTCATTTTCAAGTCAAATTGAAATCAGATagtacaaaagaaaatccaGAAGTGGCAATTACACTAGATATTGAATTCACTGCAACATATCCTTTATCTCCACCAAAAGTTAAATTACTCGAACCTGTGAATCTTTTAAAGAGCCATCAAGCACAATTGAAGAGCAAGTATGAATGTTTGATCAAAGAATATCCAAAGGAAGAGGTTTGTTTCACGATAATATCCGAGCTCATGTACTTGCTAGACGAGATACAGGCGAAAACAGGGAAAGTATTATctttggaagaagaaagagaagagcgACTAAGACAGGAGCGGGAAGCTTTGCAAATGCGCGAAGCCAAACTtgccaaagaagaagaaaaggctACATATCGACGAAACGTGGAACTTAACGAGCAGATTCGCCAGATGAAGGATGATTATCTGGAAGAAGGCATAGAatttgataataataataataataataataatgaacAAGAATTGGGACGATCTGCACCTTTACCTGATGATGTACAGAAttactttttgtttgaaaagGACTTGGCAGATACCTTACCTGTAAATGGTGGCAGATTCAAGTTCCGAGCTATTTCAGGCTTTATTAAGTATAACAAGACCACATTTTTCAGCTCAATTGGAAAACAATACATTGTAAAGCCATTTGTTAGTTCGGAAGTTCAGGCAAAAGCTGATCGTATGGGGCTAGAGCTCTCGTATCTTTTAACGGACATCCATCTTCAAGAAGAATATTGGTTTAGTGAATCAGGGAAACGAGAAATCCAAGACTTGGAAAGAGAATTACAAAGCTGCTTGCATATCAATGATTCGCACCTTTTAAAGCTAGTTGGGTTTCAAATTGATAAACTCCAAGGCTGGCGTATCAGATTATTGAATGAGTATTCATTTGTAGCCCGAACTGTGAGTGATGTAATTTCCAGTACTAAATCAGAAAGTCATGTCGACTGGGCATTAGCCCGGAATTGGCTAATCCAGATTATTCCAGCATTGGAACATTTGCATAATCTCGGACTTACACACAAGCTGATCAATCCATTAAATGTTTTACtatttgaagatgaaaattaTACAATATCAGAACACTCTGCTGCTGGACCTGCAGGTGGATTTGATGCAACTTCAAAAGGATATACAAAAGAAGTGAAACTTGCCCATCCACTATATGGAGCTAGGCTACACAAGATGAAAAGCAAGTTTGTTACTACcaacattaacaacaattaTAACTTGTCACAATTATGGATGCCGCCAGAGGTGAGAGGAGACAACAAGACCAATGACAAAGGcaatgaaaaagatggtaacaacaacaataacaacaacagcagttATTCCAACAAGTCAGATGTATGGGACCTTGGTATTTTGTTTGCCAGAATAATGCTTGGAACTAATGTATTTGATCAACCTCAATTGACGCCGGAAAATGTTTCACGAATAATCCCGCAATGTAATGCTttacaaaatgaaaagcaaaatagaTACAAAGACGCCGTAGGTGATTTACTTTCTCGAATGTTACAATTCAAGCCAGCCAAGAGACCCACGCCGGTGGAGTTGAATGCCCTCACATTTTTGAGAGACGGCCCTGCGATAAATTTAAATCGCCCTGCATTGCATACCGGTCTTCTTTCTGATATGAAATTAGCTTcaatttctatttcttcaaGTGCATCAAATACCTCTCGATTTTTTAATAATGAACCAGATGCAAATAATAGCAAAAGAAGTTTGTCCAGTAACAAGGTGGATCATACATTGACCAGTCGTTATGCGCGtgattttgaagaaattggtAGATTGGGCAAAGGTGGTTTTGGGGATGTTGTGAAAGTGCGGAATAAAATGGAGGGAACATATTATGCTATTAAGAAGATTAAGCACAAAGCTAATAAGCTAGATTCGATTTTGAACGAAGTGCTTTCACTTGCTCGGTTGAACCATCAGTATATTGTACGATATTATGGAACATGGGTTGAAGAAGCCCAAGACGACTCAGATGCCACAGAGTCTAGTGTGACTTCCCAAACTACGGAGTCAAATGCCATTGACCAAAGTTCCGATACGGATGATTTGCATTTTGGATTTGGCAATAATAAACTCCCGCCATCTTTAAGATTAACCCGCACCGACTCATTTCAAGTTGACTTTATGTCCCGCTCATTTGATCCGaaagttgattttgatgatcAGCTTTCTactgaagatgatgatagTGATAGTGATagtgatgacgatgacacCGATGgagatggtgatggtgcaATTGATAACTATCACGTAGATGAGCAGTCAGAAGATGCATTTGAGTTTGCACAAAGTACCGATGATGGAGAACTTGACCTGAATACAGACAAGAACGAGTGGAGCTCTAGCATGGAAGTACTGAGAGAGACAAACAAGCATAAACAACagcaaagacaaagacaaagacaaaaacaaaaacaatctCAACATCTACAGCAAGTTCCTGCAATAAGAGGTGGGGTTGTGGAGAGTACTAAGCAATCGATACTTTACATACAGATGGAGTTTTGCGAGAATAATACTTTGTTGAACTTGATTGAACAAGGATTACCCAATAATCCTACAGAATATTGGAGGTTATTCAGGCAGTTACTCGAGGCAGTTTCGTATATTCACAAAGAGGGCTTTATACATCGTGACTTGAAGCCAATGAATATTTTTATCGACAAATCAAATAATGTAAAAGTCGGTGATTTTGGTTTGGCTAAAAACTCGCAATCCCTTTTGGCAGCATCAGCACTAAGAAATTTACCTCTTAGTGGtagtaacaacaatagtgCTACAATGACACCCACCATTTATAATGATCGGGGTGTGATCAAAGCAGGTGACTTGTCTACGATAGTAGGTACAGTATTGTATACTGCGCCTGAAGTAGCCTCTGGGTCCTACGATGAAAAAGTGGATATGTTTTCTTTGGGTGTAATTTTCTTTGAGATGTGCTACTCATTGTCAACAGGGATGGAGCGGGTAACAACTTTAAAAAGATGCCGAGAACTGATATTCCCTTCTACTTGGAAAAGTACacaagagaagaaagtTGTTAAGGCATTGCTCAACGCCAACCCCAAGGCCAGACCTAGTGCCTCTGCGCTTCTTCAAAGTGGTTGGCTTCCTGTTGAACACCAGGACCAAGTGATTAAAGAAGCACTCAAGTCTTTGGCTGATCCTGCGTCGCCTTGGCAACAACAAGTTCGTGAAACGCTTTTCAAGCAACCATACCTGTTGGCTAAAGATATTTTGTACGACAATAATTCTTTTCAAGAGCATGAATCGGCTAATGACTATTTGCTTTTCAACAAGTTGCTTAAAGATTTGGCTGATATATTTCATACACATGGAGCAGTAGAGAATTTGAATATTAACGTGGTACTACCAAAAACGCCATTACAACCAGCTGATCAAGTATACGAGGTTCTTGACAAAAGTGGGTCTGTGGTGACCCTTCCGTTTGATTTGACTATTCCGGTTGCCAGATTTTTGAGCAAAAATGATGTTGTGATACCTAAATTTTATCGTCACGAGTTTGTTTACAGGTCAAATTTAACCAAAGGTTTGGGCGGTATGCCGCAAAAGTTTAGCGCCATGAGCTTTAACATTGTTACAGATACACCTGAGgatattgtttttaatgATGCTGAATGTTTaaaagttgttgatgaagttTTGAGTCTTGTATCTTATATCCCCACTCGACGTATCATTCTTATCAACCATTATGATATCCTTGACTCTGTCATCTCGTTTGCTTTTGATAACGTCAAACTAAACGAAGGTGCCCTAGCGTCCGTGTTAGGTACATTATCGCAGTTAGAAATCGACAAATCTGCCAAGGAAGTGCGAAGGATCCTTCGAGATCAAGTGAGCGTGCCTCATACTGTAGTTGAGGATCTTCTTGAGAATTTTAATTTCACTTGTCCCTTACATGAAGCTCGTCATAAACTACAAAAATTAATGATTGACTCGCCCCATTTGTACAAACTCGAAAGGGCTTTTGCTTATATAACAAAGATTTTAGGTGTTTTGAACCAATTTGGGGTGCAATCTCAGGTATTAATAAACCCACTCAGTAATTATGATAACTCGTTTTACCAACATGGGATAATGTTTCAAGGTCTTTTCCAAGCCGATGGATTTAAACGTCCCAATAGGATTATTACCGGTGGTCgttttgattgtttgattCAATCTTTTGTTGATAATTCAATGGCGCATTATTCTGATTTGAAATTTAAAAGTACACATGGTGTTGGATTTACATTAACAacttcatttcttttgaaatGGACAAGAAGCATACTCTCTCGACGTTCTTCGAAATCATCGGTATTAAGTGGAGGAGGAAATATAGGTTATAATGTTGGCAATAACGGTAGTGGTATAGGAAGTGGTGGTGctagtggtggtgttggtaatagtagtagtggagGTGGTAATGGAAATATCAATTGTGCTGGTGGTAGTAGATGTGATGTGATTATTGCTTCGACTGATCTGGAGAATATCAGCAAGATTGGGTATGAACTAGCTGGACGATTGTGGACGCGAAAATTTAGTGTTGATATATTACCAAAAGCAGCTCCGCAGGATGAGCTTATCCACCAAGCTCTTGATGCTGGTGCACAATTGATTGTGTTGATCCGGGCAGGTGAAATCCACAAGAAATCGAAAAAAGGGTCTAGCTATAAACCGTTGCGCGTGAAGAATTTATGTACTGGCAAAGAGACAAATTGGGACAACTACGATGATGTAGTACAGCATCTTCATGAAGAAATCCACGGCGATCAGTTTGATGAGGAATCATCTGTTAATAAGCAAGACGACGACTTTGATGATGTAGGAAACTTACCCGAAGACCAAGTAACAATAGATATCAATCAAAAAGTGATTGTTGTTAATAATGAAGCTCCTAGAGGGCGTAAAAATAAACGTGATAAATGGGAAGTTGAAGGCAAAGGTAGGAGTGCTGGTACCAAGACAGTGCAAAGTTTAGCCAATGGTCCTGTGTTGGTATTTGATATTCGTGACGAGACGTTAGATATGATTGGAATTACTTCAATTAACCAACAAGAAGAATGGATCAGGAAAGTTGTTTATAGTACCAATAACTTACCAAAGAGTTTTGCATTGAACATTTACAATACTTTAGTGAAAGAAGCGGCAAAGGGTAGCAGATGGTGCATTTTGGTAGCTTCTAGAACCCAACATTCAACAATCGTTGACTTGCAAAGGTAA
- the MED11 gene encoding Mediator of RNA polymerase II transcription subunit 11, with product MTSEVKPQNYIQDRLDALSEIDSRIVSLLESFSTVFESYSKKDKEGFASETKSIYQQLSKVAINLRKEVKHMDDNIGVYDKNKDGVMILPINVDQKNTLLGREKLNLEVVEMAQLLGKDSPFDSGSAPAPLDEQKKDTSTQENSSSVNIKEEFKDNDNSNDNDNEKEQEKDGSSADDRDQSMVDVANAADVAEVSDAAEVNRVNEVPGSTPGSTPGSSRDQIMADVEVVEPQKEDTSRQPDGESSDKDEDFEMVE from the coding sequence ATGACTTCAGAAGTAAAGCCTCAGAACTATATTCAGGATCGACTAGATGCACTTTCAGAGATTGATTCGCGGATCGTCTCGTTACTTGAGAGTTTTTCCACTGTATTTGAATCATATTcgaaaaaagacaaagaggGGTTTGCATCGGAGACCAAGTCGATATATCAGCAATTGAGTAAAGTTGCTATAAATCTACGCAAGGAGGTGAAACATATGGACGATAATATAGGAGTCTATGACAAGAATAAAGATGGAGTAATGATATTACCTATAAATGTCGATCAAAAGAACACATTATTGGGACGCGAGAAACTAAATTTGGAAGTGGTTGAGATGGCACAGCTATTGGGAAAAGACAGTCCATTTGATTCTGGACTGGCACCGGCACCCCTtgatgaacaaaaaaaagatacaTCCACGCAAGAAAATTCCAGCAGTGTCAACATAAAGGAGGAATTTAAAGACAATGACAATAGCAATGACAATGATAATGAGAAAGAACAGGAAAAAGATGGATCGTCAGCTGATGACCGAGATCAGAGCATGGTAGATGTAGCAAATGCTGCTGACGTAGCCGAAGTGTCAGATGCGGCTGAGGTCAATAGAGTCAATGAGGTGCCAGGTTCTACACCAGGTTCTACACCAGGTTCGTCTCGTGATCAGATAATGGCAGATGTTGAAGTGGTTGAGCCGCAAAAGGAAGACACTAGCAGACAGCCAGATGGCGAATCGTCtgataaagatgaagacTTTGAAATGGTTGAGTAA